The sequence TATCGCACTGCAGGCCGAACGCAGCGAGGCGGCATCTGTGGGGCGCTGGCTGTCTGCCTACGGTGCGCATCGCCGTTTGGGGCGCCATGCGGGCGTTTCCCCGTTTGTCCTCGAGCTGGTGATGCCGCCGAGCAGAGGGCAATTCTCTGCCGCAATGCACGATATCCAGGCGCGTTACGATCGGGGTTTGTTGCGTATCAAAGGTCTGGTCTGTTTTGTGGGCGAGGCCGCGCCTTGCGTGGTGCACGGCGTACACCGCCAGTTATACCCGCTCGAACCTCTGGCGCAATGGCCTGACGAATGCCGCAACTCGCGTCTGGTGTTCATTGTGCGTGGCCTCGATCCTGATGAGGTCGC comes from Bordetella holmesii ATCC 51541 and encodes:
- a CDS encoding cobW/HypB/UreG, nucleotide-binding domain protein, whose product is MAARYVYRGAIAVVDAQHLLEQLAVAAPSAAQPEAASQLALADVVAVSKADLVGAPQLEAVREAVAAVHPGVRTVALARQGAVPAELTDIALQAERSEAASVGRWLSAYGAHRRLGRHAGVSPFVLELVMPPSRGQFSAAMHDIQARYDRGLLRIKGLVCFVGEAAPCVVHGVHRQLYPLEPLAQWPDECRNSRLVFIVRGLDPDEVADFASQALGQRQAHRPLSK